In Candidatus Manganitrophaceae bacterium, one DNA window encodes the following:
- the erpA gene encoding iron-sulfur cluster insertion protein ErpA, with protein sequence MIHLTEKASEKVKELMASEKKEGYGLRVYVEGGGCSGFQYGMAFEENSSDEDDVLEMFGVKIMIDPYSAPMLNGTEIDYNDSLQGAGFDIKNPNAKSTCGCGQSFS encoded by the coding sequence ATGATTCATCTCACTGAAAAAGCGAGCGAAAAAGTCAAAGAGTTGATGGCCTCTGAGAAGAAAGAAGGGTATGGATTAAGGGTTTATGTCGAGGGGGGCGGCTGTTCTGGCTTTCAGTATGGAATGGCCTTTGAAGAGAATTCGAGCGACGAAGATGATGTTCTGGAGATGTTTGGAGTTAAAATTATGATTGATCCCTACAGTGCGCCGATGTTAAACGGGACAGAGATTGATTACAATGACAGTTTGCAGGGGGCTGGATTTGACATCAAGAACCCTAATGCGAAGTCGACCTGTGGTTGTGGTCAGTCCTTCAGTTGA
- the thiS gene encoding sulfur carrier protein ThiS, with protein MKVTVNGTDREVPTDTNVTQLLACLKILPERITVEINLDVIRREAYDHSHLEDGDLIEIISFFGGGADVG; from the coding sequence ATCAAGGTCACGGTAAACGGTACAGACCGAGAGGTGCCCACCGATACCAATGTGACTCAATTACTGGCCTGCCTGAAGATCCTTCCTGAACGTATTACTGTTGAGATTAATCTTGATGTCATTCGCCGGGAGGCGTATGATCACTCCCACTTAGAGGATGGGGATCTGATAGAAATCATCAGTTTTTTTGGAGGAGGAGCAGATGTCGGCTGA
- a CDS encoding thiazole synthase, with protein sequence MSAEGPLKVSDITFRSRLIVGTGKYASFEETKKAVEASGADCVTVAVRRVNILNRTEENLLDYIDPTIYKILPNTAGCYTAEEAIRTARLARSSGISDMIKLEVIGDQKNLFPDNEALLEATRILVKEGFIVLPYTNDDPIMAKKLEDAGAAVVMPLAAPIGSGLGIRNPYNLRIIMENASVPIIVDAGVGTASDAAIAMELGCDGILMNTAIAGAKNPIQMAEAMNLSVRAGRLAYLAGRIPRKLYAQASSPIEGMIE encoded by the coding sequence ATGTCGGCTGAAGGACCCTTAAAAGTGAGCGATATTACATTTCGCTCACGCTTGATCGTTGGAACAGGAAAATATGCCTCTTTTGAAGAGACTAAAAAAGCGGTAGAGGCCTCAGGCGCCGATTGTGTTACCGTCGCGGTTCGGAGGGTGAACATCCTGAACCGTACTGAGGAGAACCTGCTCGACTACATCGATCCAACGATTTACAAGATCCTTCCGAATACGGCCGGATGTTATACTGCCGAAGAGGCGATTCGAACGGCGCGTCTGGCTCGATCGTCCGGTATCTCAGATATGATCAAATTAGAGGTCATCGGCGATCAGAAGAACTTGTTCCCGGATAATGAGGCCCTTCTAGAGGCAACCCGCATCCTTGTAAAGGAAGGGTTTATCGTACTCCCTTATACCAATGATGATCCGATTATGGCCAAGAAACTTGAGGACGCGGGGGCAGCCGTCGTCATGCCGCTGGCCGCGCCAATCGGGTCCGGACTTGGAATTCGGAATCCATACAATCTCAGGATTATCATGGAGAATGCCTCCGTCCCGATCATTGTTGATGCCGGGGTTGGAACCGCATCAGACGCGGCCATTGCGATGGAATTAGGGTGTGACGGAATTCTCATGAATACGGCTATTGCAGGGGCAAAGAACCCGATTCAGATGGCGGAAGCCATGAACCTCAGTGTTCGTGCAGGGCGATTGGCCTATCTTGCCGGGCGGATCCCGAGAAAACTTTATGCCCAGGCAAGCAGCCCGATTGAAGGCATGATTGAGTAA
- the thiE gene encoding thiamine phosphate synthase has product MPQVDFTLYLITDQSQTCGRSLCEVIRQAGQGGIQTVQLREKDLPLRALLQLASEIISITREFGMKLLINDRVDVCLAIDADGVHLPSSGFPIDAARKILGMDKWIGVSCHSVDEVHQAEKEGADFAVLGPVYDTPSKRPYGSPFGLEAFREAKRRASIPLFAIGGVDAARLEEVFSAGADGVAMISGIVAAEDISERCRGLLNEINHLRNR; this is encoded by the coding sequence ATGCCGCAGGTCGATTTCACTCTTTACCTCATTACAGATCAATCCCAAACGTGTGGGCGTTCTCTTTGCGAAGTAATCCGACAGGCGGGTCAAGGCGGGATTCAAACGGTACAGCTTCGCGAGAAGGATCTTCCTCTGCGTGCCCTGCTTCAACTCGCTTCCGAAATAATATCAATCACAAGAGAATTTGGCATGAAGTTGTTGATCAATGACAGGGTCGATGTCTGTCTAGCGATTGATGCGGATGGGGTTCACCTTCCCTCTTCCGGGTTTCCGATTGATGCGGCCAGAAAAATACTAGGGATGGATAAATGGATCGGTGTTTCCTGCCATTCCGTTGATGAGGTTCATCAGGCCGAAAAGGAGGGAGCTGATTTCGCGGTACTCGGACCGGTCTACGATACCCCCTCAAAACGCCCCTATGGGTCACCCTTTGGCTTGGAAGCTTTTCGGGAAGCGAAGAGAAGGGCTTCAATTCCTCTCTTTGCCATCGGTGGGGTCGATGCAGCGAGGTTGGAAGAGGTCTTTTCGGCGGGTGCCGATGGGGTCGCCATGATTTCCGGGATTGTTGCTGCTGAGGATATCTCCGAGAGATGCCGGGGGCTCTTAAATGAAATTAATCACCTTCGGAATCGTTAG